The sequence below is a genomic window from Chelmon rostratus isolate fCheRos1 chromosome 24, fCheRos1.pri, whole genome shotgun sequence.
CGAAGTCGGCTGTTAGCTTCAGCTTTCAGCGAACTAGGTGCAAaagagtgtgcatgtgcatgtgtgtgcgtggggggGTAGTTTTCTCTGAGCTCAGCGCTGTCGGCCTTAATTACTTTGACCGCTGCATGATGATCTCACACTAAATGTTTCCTCCTCATAATCCTGCAGGCCCTGATGAAGTTTGAGTGGGAGAGAAGACAAGAGGAGTTATAAGAAATCAAGAGGGCTCCCGTCTGATTACACAAAAGTGAAGAGTGTAGATTATGTCTGTTATTGGCTGTAATCAAACAGTTGCTAACAGGCTGAATGTCTGTACAGACCAGAGTACAGTGTGCTGCCCTCTAGGTTGCAGCatgtatataattatatttattcagtgtctTTTTCTGGGGCATaaaccttgtgtttttttccccctaaaaATAGACCTGAAGTGGAAATAAATGCTTTAGGTTGTGGTTACGCCtgtgaaacacagctgagacctGAGCCAACAGCTACGTGATTACATTTGATTCCCATTCACGTTAGCAGAGAGCTAAACTGGAAGTTAGCGGGCTCGGCTATGGGCCCTGTGCTCTGAGTGCCTCCTGCATGCATTTGTCCAGGTAATTTCTTTACAACAGGAAGTGGCTTTTTTGGCTTCATGCACCACTGAGCAATGTTCATAGGAATGAACAAAGCCTCACCTCCAACGCTGTATGCAGCTCTAATTAAACATCGATGGAGTAACTGCAGGGATTGTGTATGGTCTCCAAACACTTCCAAAGCGTGTACGACCTTCACCCAGTGCTGTGCCTGAACGCATCACGTGTAGCCACTGAAGGAGTGCTGAAGCTGTTGCTCTACTCCatgtgctgctttcactgcaCCTCCTGCATAGACAAGATGttagtttgacaaaataagCAATTGAAGACTATGGGAATTTCTAATAGGCCTGCCATTATTCAAAGACAAAACCGTTCATTAAATCAATTGAGGAAGTAACGGGCAGGTTAGTTGTTTTGTCAACTTTGTGCAATGAGGGATTTGTGCCAACATTTGATTCCATTCAGTGTACGTTTAGATAATCAGAGTAGACTGTGGAACTGATCATCTTTGAACTGCTCGTGTTTCTTTCCCTGTTGGACATTGTTGTGGCGATGTTGCTGTGTTGCCAGATTTTAACAATTACATTAGTGTCACAACTGATAGAAACAAtgagaacaacaaaaacaagttgtaataaacaggaattatcctttaaggaaatacagctttgtttttcacttcatgACAATGCGGTTTTGATGTTCTCTCATGATTTTTAAAAGGGTTTCATAAAAGCTCAGAGGAGCATTTGATCCTTCAACTCGAGTGGAAAGACGGAAATCTCCCAAGCTGAAGTTATGAGGTTACGagtttgtgtgagtgttgttGTGGCTGAAGTCTGCTGCCATCAAACAGATGGGGCTTCTTTTTCATGTCAACCAGCGGAGACGCAGCCCTTCACCCCCCTcccatctctttctccttcactttCCCACACCCTTCCTCTCTTTTGCTCCTTCTCTGAGGTCCTCCTCACCTCTTGTGGGAATCTACCCATAATGCAATGTGAGGAAATTGCCCCATAATGAATACTGCACTTCTAAATTGGAATACAGCCGCAGGCAGGGACCAGACCGGCCGCTGAAATATTCACAAAGCTTTATTAACGCTCTTATTCCTGGCAGATGCACTGTGTATTCAAACAGTTGGCGATGATCATGCTGTGCCACTGGGTTGTACAGTTTATGGCAAATTATTAATCATCAGGACAGTCGATGTaatctttctcctctgctctgtttatatgtaaatataagGAAATCAAAGTTCTTGCTGATCAAAAGATGACAGATGAAAGCTGCTGCTTAAAGAGAATACAGACAGTTTAAAGTGTCCACTTTTTATTTACCACAAATCATTCTGCAGTGCATGTTATACTTAGATTCTTAAAATTGTTTATAAAATGCAATCGCAACAAGTTCAAAGGTAGTGACAATGTGACAAAGACGTTCGCAAGGCAACATGTATTATAGGGATTATTTCATGGCGAACACTCTTCATTTCATGTTGTGGGCGTCAGGTGATTGACAGGATGCGGAGCATAATCACAAAGGATGTCAGCAGTGGGTGACAAGTTCTGTCTCCAGCTATGTCAACTCTGTGCCACACCCCGTTCACCCAATCAAAAAGCCTGAAGCGTCCTCTTGTCTAATTAGAAGACTGGGAATATGAATGTGACAAGGAAAAAAGGGTAAAACCAAATGGAGATTTTGTATTGACTGTGTGGATTATTGTGCTTCTTTGTACACAAAACCAGTTAAGTGATGAATAAACATATCTACATCCTGTATAGTTTCTCTTGGAGAATGACTTTATCTTTCTTCATATTTTGTGCAGCTCACAGCTGACAAATCATGAACTGCCTGCAGTTGTGTAATGTTGCATAATGCCTCTGCTAGTCCTTAATCACTCTGTCAAGTAGAGTAGAAACATTCATTGTCTTGGTGATCAAAACCTGaacttaaagctgctataatcagtatttttttattaatagaGGATGAAATTAATTATTGTGGCACTCTGCAGATCTCCACAGCTTTACTGAGCCGTTTAGTGTCTTTCAGTTCACTCTCAAGTTCACCATATCAGCTTTTGAGGTGATAACATGTCAGAGTTTTAGCTCgttttctgcatcatttcctgttgaaTTATCATTCTTTAAGTCCACCGATCGCCGATCTATCTCACTTTCATGTCAAACAATACAGTATCTGTTTGACCCACTTCCCAAATCCTGACCAGCAGTTTATAGTTAGAGATATTTTGCATCTCCCTCCTTTCCATGTTTCTCGTCCTGCACTTCAGTTGCTTTCATATCCATTCATTTCAAATTCCAGACTGTTGTCACCATTTAGCAGCAATCTCCAGGTTTTGATTCAGGTTACATcactctgcatctgtgtgtgtatgtgtgtgtgtgaggcggcTGCGAAGGACTACGCTACCGCTGAACTGGGTCGTGGGTAACGCGTTGCTATGGCAACTGCTATTTGCCGGCCCTGGGGCTAAGAACTGCTTTTCGCGTACACTTTCTCTCgctctgttcttttctctgttcttcctcgctcgctctgcctctttcttcaccttctcctctctttttcctcttctctttgtttcaccGCCTGCTCTCTATCGATCTCTCGCTCGGCCTTCCTCTCCATTCACCTAGCTGCTTtccgttctctctctctcgtgtgCTCCACGCTAATACCTCTGTTCcctctcagtttttctttgtctttgtctgtggaaaaaaaataagagacTCAATCTATTATCACTATCTTGCTTAACTGTCACCCTCAGCTGCAAATTGAAATCCTAATTTAAGCAGGGGAACATTTTCCAGTTTTGTCCTGCAGGCCGCTACAGCGATCTGGAAGGAGAACAAGCTTTCTAAACAGCAGGGGATGTTAATCCTTAATTGCAGCTCTTGTCTGTCAAATTATTTGCCGTTCTGTCGCTTGACAAAATTAACAGAAGTCCCCAAATCTTTCGTTCTTTCATACTGGTGCGCTGGTGTTCAGGCGCCTTCACAGCCTGTAAAACGTTCCCACATCCTGATGCATTGCACTTGGTCTGAGATTGTTGAGATGATATATGATACAACATCATAAGAGGAGCGTAGCATATTGTCTAAGCGATTAACTCCAGCTGGCTCACTGTAAGTGCAGCGTGGGCATGCAGTCATATttcaaacagagagcagagaagaagacaagCAGGGCACAGATAAGAGGTGGCGAGATGCAGCGAGGTATAAAACGAGAGCGATGGGCCGGCCTCGGTGTGTCACCTAAATTCTACTCTAATGAATAGCCCATTGATTTCCATTAGGCCTGGCTGGAGCTGACCACTCCGGCCTGTCTGTTTCCCATTAGCGCACTTTAAAAACTGAGGCTGACAAACAGTCGTAGCCAGAGGCGGGCCAGATGAGGGGCCCCTGCGGTGTTTAAAAGAAACCTGTGCATGGGGCGAGAAGAAATGTCAGGAGCCTTAAATACCAGTCGTGCAATCCTGACCTTTTAGCTtcgatttcatttttttcttagaACAAATTAACAAAATCTGCAAATATGCACCTTTCTCCACCTTCAAAGGATCATTAAAGTCCATGAATGTCAAGATAACGTCATTGTCAACTGAGAAAGCAGGATTACCACGTCTCCCTGGCAGCTTTTATTCTCTTCtctaaataaaaaagacaggaagactAACATACTAAATTACCTGTTAAGATTGACCTTTTATTGAGGATGGAGTGTCATTGCAGAGCAGCTTTTAAACAGCCTCCTGGTCGTCATTGTATCGACCAGTGAATCCATTGCATTCCCGAACCCCGGAGGCCTGGCCTGTTTCTCGGCTCAGGAATTTAGAGCCATCCAGCCTTATCAGCTCCACCTCTCCATCAGCCCGCTTCCTTCATTAACATTAATAGGATTTGGATCTATTATGCAACAAGCCTCCGCTCGGTTACGCAACGCAGAGTCTTCAGCAGCAGTAGCACACTTTGGAGGGGAGCAGTTGCATCTTAGATTCCTGGCTTGGTTTTTCATTCACAGACGTGGACAGGAGGGGTTTTCAATATCTGCCAGCATATGACCCCACACCGAGGTCAGAGACTAGAAATGAGCCTCAGGGAATGGAGACACCACAAGTGAACAGTTCTTTCTGTATTAAGACTGATGTGTTAGTACGATATGGAAACTTGACTACATGCAGATAAGCTTTACAAATATTTTGTAAAGCTTATGTAAATTACCAGCTGTTTATTTAATTCTTATCACAAGTTCAACAAGTTTCTAGACTTATCTAATTTTGTGGAAACAAATTCTCCAATTCCAAGACTTTCTGAATAAATTTGAGCCATATCTTTGATCTTGTTTGGTATATTTTATGAAATTGTGCAAGATTTCCTTTGTTGCACATACGGTCAAATAAGACGCTACAGCTGAGCTACCAGCTCTGTGAGACTATACTTCGGTGCTTTGAGCGAAATGCTAATGTCAGAATGCTAAAATGGTCACAGTcctaacatgctgatgtttcgcatgttagcatactaacatttgctaattatcgctaaacacaaagagcagctgaggctgactggGGCCATCATTAGTTAGGCAGGAATTTGGTTATTAACCAAGTGAAATGGACTTGATGGCTCCTTGAAAAGATAATGGGTGCAAAGTTATTGCTTTTCATTCTGtggagaacatgaatgtgtgaaccaaatttcatggaaatccatccaatagttgtttaGATATTTAACAATTTACAACCACAAACATCATAGTGGCCCTAAATGAAAAGAGCCTGGAAACCATGCAAGTCTCTACCAATATTCATGACAATCCATTGAAGAGTTGTTGAAAAATTTCATTCTGGACCAAAGCAATGAGCTAACAGACTTCTCCCAGGAGAGATGCTATCGATGATTCTCTTTTTAAACCATCAATAACAACTGTCCACAAGCTTGGAGCATTTGACAGACAGAGTATGTAATACAATTACAATAATGTGTACAAGGctttacaaatgaaaatgtttagATTCAGCAAACTTCTGTACATGAAATAATGATGCTTCAGAGTTGCCAATTGGAGcatgttgtcatggaaacagcaAAGTGGCACACACAAGCCAgttcattttgtccttttttttccgAGAGTAACTTCCTGCTTTGCTGGAGGAGCTATTTTTAACGGGTGTTATATAAGATGCGACTTTTGTGCTCAATACAATGTGttattttccctccttttcattcctctttATCCTCTTGACTGTGATGGGAGCAGAATGCGCTGCATCAGCCATACCTGTATCCCACGTAGCTCATGTCTCATTCTGGAAGCTTCATGCGCCGCCACAGTTAATGGCAAACAAATTTACTAATTCTTCATCACAAGGGATTGTTCTTGATCATTCATCTTCATTCTGGAGTTGTGAATATATGCAATGTGTGCAGGCCGATTTTAGCCTCTTGTGACAACCGACATTTGCACAGGATTTTTAACTGCCCTGAAACCAAGAATAAATTAAGCTTATTCAGTTCACTTATTCTCACTTTCATCTGTGAGGAACAATGTCTAACAGCCAAGACGTCTTCAGTTTTTTTAGAGGAATGACTCGAAACAAGCAACACTTAAATGTCACTTCTCTGATGCCCTAGAAAATAAATGGcaagtcatttattttgaaataatttaGTTAGGTTATGAGTTATTCATTCAATCTAGTCATAGTACTAGAAAAAAggcttttgaaatgtttctttaaagaCAAAAGCGAGATAGAGTAGTTATTTGGAGCAGGCAGTGAGCAAGTAGCGCAGTTTGCATGTAATATTCAGCACTCCCAGCTGAGCTCAAGTGAACGTGCACTAGCTGTGAAAGATGCTATGATTAGCTGCATGACATGCCTGAGAGGGAGAAGTGTTGTTCTCCTCTTGTACACTTAGGGAGACAAGCATGACAGTACGAACATCCATGCAGGTTTCTGCACACGAGTAACAAACAGCAGTGGAGAAAAGGCCATCATGTGTTGCAGTGAGTGTCGATCGAGCTACCTTACTAGGTCTCATGTTGCAGCACTCTGCTCTGTTCACAGTGTGAAGCGTGCATTTGATCTGCAGTCGGGCTTTTTGACCATTTGTGCGCTTTCAAATCTGACATGAattgtttgttgctgtgtcCTCCTTAAAGCATTTTAGCTGCAGGCGAAGTTTCCAACAGGAAAGTCTTTGCACCAGTGAATTAACCCTGCTCGATCTATCTCCCCCTGCAGGATGCTTCGAGTGCTGCATCAAGTGTCTAGGCGGGGTGCCCTACGCCTCCCTGGTGGCCACTATCCTCTGCTTCTCAGGCGTGGCTCTGTTCTGCGGCTGCGGCCACGTGGCGCTGACCGGCACCCTGACCATGCTGGAGAACCACTTCTCTAGGGTCACCAGCGACCATGCCACCCTCGCCATGGTGTAAGTTCACGGTGTGGTTCAGTCGGCAGAGAACAGCTGTCTGTACACCATTCTTTATCAATGAAATCAAGCAGTAAAGCACTAAAACATTTgagagaataaaatgaaaaaagtttttagaaataataaaaagaagaatcaTCGATGAGCGCTGGGCACCATAATTGGCTTCAGTACAAAGCTTTGAAACAACAGCGAATCTACTACCTCTGCAGTTATTAATTCTGTCGAAGAGAGCCTCCCACATTGTCTGCCATGATTCAGAATACCCAAAAACTAGTAAATGTCTCTTAACTCAAGTGAGAGAGCATTTACAGGAAGAGTATAGATattctgaaaaaagaaaacaatagaAAGAGGCGTTTACAACATTCTATTGAAGAGATTCCTAAATCGTGTATTTCTAGTTTCTTTCAAAATGGATCAGCCTGTCACAGGGAAGATTTATTTCCAATGAGACACTCTTTAAGCCACTGTAAGATAAACTGGATAAATGATCTATTTAATGTCAATTCCAGAGCATCATCTTAAAACAATGCTATGTAATCTTTGTTGAACAGGAACAACAACACTAAAAAATCGAAACATTGCAATATCCAGTGAACTCAGTAATGTCAGTTTTTCAGAAATCTTCCTCCAGAGTTAGCTAACATTGGTTAACATTTACCACATTCTTGCAGCCACAGAAAGCTGCTCGTATCTTTCTGAAGTTAGCAACcattagcaccattagctcCTAAAGTTAGCTATCATTAGCCAAATTATCCTTCTAAATTGAGCCAACATTACCCATACAGtattggtcttttttttttttttaagtttgctAACACAAGCCATCATAAGTTACTTGTCATCTCTAAAGTTAGCTATTAGCCACCTAAGCTAATCGCCATACCTTTAAAGTTAGCTACCATACCATAAGATGTCGGTCTTGTTTTGTCTAAGGTTAGCTTACATTAGCTATCCACTACTAGTCATATCTCTCCAAAGTTAGCCAACACTATCCACATGCATCACATGGTCATAATCtaaagttagctaacattagcctccATAAACGACTGTTGGCTCgtaaagaacaaacaaacacaaaaactcttGAGTGCATTGAGTTGAGCACAGTGTTGCTTTAATTAATCTAAAAATACACCCATATCAACGTAAACCACAAAATGAGGTTACAATTGCAAAGACTGTCCCAGCCCCAGTAATAGAACTCCTACTTCTACTGACATTTCTGACCATCACTTTAGAGTATTTTTGAAGTAGTTGGTTCTTGCTGTCCTCCACGGTTTTATACTGTTGTGCAGTTTTGTGCAGTCTTAAAGGCCCTGTACTGGTTAGATTTTTAACAGTCTTTCCTTTTCTGCATGCGTGTGGTCAGGATCCAGATCTTTCAGTACATCATCTACGGGATTGCTTCCTTCTTCTTCGTCTACGCCATCATCCTGCTGGCTGAGGGCTTTTACACCACCAGCGCCATcaagaaggagctgcagagtgacTTCAAGACCACCGTCTGTGGACGCTGTATCACTGCCTTCGTATgtccacacacgcacgcacaaacaagCTGTGCTGCAAATCATCACACCCCCTGACCCAGTTGCACTCCAAATTAAAGCCTCTAAATGAGATTTTAATTACTTtgatgtgtatttattttataacattCTTGCTTAAAATAGTGTTTACAGGCTTAgaaaaattacacaaaacagaaattcgTAATGCTGTACAAGCCAGGACAAATGTCATCATGAAAGTGTTGCAGTGGCATAATCACACACCTCCACTATACactgatggacacacacaagaaagatagatatacacaaatgcacacacacactcagaatcCCACTCAAGCCCTTGAGGGTAATTCTGGCACAGTTTGTCCTTTCTAGCCTGATTACTCTAATTGCTGCAGATGTCCGGTAACATTAGCTGAAACACAGACTTTATATGTGCATCTGTGTATGTGGTGGGTGGAGGTCATGATATTAACCCATTTTCTTAAACGCAATTCAAACTATGAAGaaaaatctgtctttcttttcaccCCTCTCCTTCAGTTTATGTTCCTGACCTACATCCTCGCCCTGGCCTTCCTCGCCATCTTCGGCTTCACGGCAATACCCGTTTTGCTGTTCTTCAACATGTGGAATACCTGTGCTGCCATGAAGTCTCCTGACGCCAACATCACCTCACCTGATTCCATCTGTGTGGACGTCAGGCAGTATGGTTAGTTGTCCCATCTACACACTACTGTCTTTTATATAGTTGTGTGTCACCTTTAATTGAATCAAAAGTAGAAATATCTCAAGCATAATGTCATgagaagaaatgagaggaaTCAAGAGCTGTTTCTGAAGCAATGCTGCAGTGTAACAGGGGAGATTTTTCCCTTTGTACCAATAAgtgttcattattttctgctAATTAACACCACAAACCATTGCTATGAAGACTGGCAGCCTCCAAGCAGTGTTTGTCAGCTCATCCTCGTGTCATTCAGGCCAGCGTGTCCTTTATACTCTTGCTCCTGCTCTGTTCCTGCACACCTGATCTAATTTAGgatgacacattttcattacAGTTTAATTGGATCAGGTGTGCAGGAGCAGAACTTGGAGACAAGGTGGGCCTTAATAACTGGGTTTGGAAAATCACAAAAAGGCTCAATATCCTACTTTTAAAACACCCCCACCTTTTACCTGGTTTCGGTGTTACCCCTTTGTGAAGTTGTTAATATGTCTATGAGTCATTAGCAGGTCAACTAGAGGCATGTTCCCATCTCCAATGTGTCATTTGAAGCACTTTTTAGTGCTGAAGCGTCAAAACTACTGGAACTATTGGACTATTGGAAGGAAATTTGTTTCAGGATTATGTCCCAATTTGTGGGACATAAATCACTCAACAGTCAAGTGCGCAGCACATATTCATATGCAACGTGTTGCATTTCCCCCAGGTATTTTGACTTGCaggtgaagtaaaaaaaaagttccccTGATCCAGCCAACTGAGCTCAAACATGCCTGCCAGCCGGCAAACTTTGCACAATAAGGATATCCCAGTGCTTCTCACCCTGTTCTCACATATTTAGCCCAGGCTTTACCTACAGGATAGCAAAATCCTACTATATCTACAGTAATAATCTTCTGATACTATTGGCCATATCTAAAGTTAGGCAACAGTAGCCACAGTAAACTACTGGCCATATCTCTCTAAAGTTCTGTAACAATTGCATTCATAGGCTACTGGCCACGCCTAAAGTTAGCCTACTTGAGCTAACATAAACTACTGACCATATTTTCTAAAGTTAGCTGAAATTAGCCATCATAAACAAGCGGTTGTATCTCTCTAACAATAGCCAGCATTATCCACCATAAACTACTGGCCACATCTCTCTAAAGTTAGCTAATATTAGACATTATATCCATACCTAAAGTTAGCCAGCATGAGCTACCATAAGCTAATGGCCATATCTCAAGTGAGTAAACTCCTGGCTAAGTCTTTCTAAAGTTAGCTGACATTAGCCATCATAAACTGGCCCTATCTCTGAGTTACCCAAAATTAGCACAGTACTGCTTATATATGAGAACACTGTAGCACTTAGTGTATTGAATATAGCAATAGTCTTGCTTTAATTGGTGTAAAAACACTCCCATTTGATGCAGTTATATTACAGTATGATTCAAAAAGCTTTACTCATGCTACTAAACATATTAATCTCCAGCTCCAGTTTGCTTTAAATGCTATTTTCTATACAGGAAGAggtcaaaaatacatttagattATTGGAGGCCTGATTGCATCTCTATGAAAATCCACCCTCCTGCAGTATTACAGCACAGTAAGGCTCTTCTGTGATTGCATATCTTGTTATCTGTTTGATGGCCTAATGCACAGTATGTGACCCATATTTGAAGGACAGCTGGCCCGCTTACAAAGTAGGATGAGGATCACATATGCTTCATTGGCAGTCGTACTGTACTACAGTGTATGAAATATTAACCCCAATTACTGGTAGACATCAAATTATTATCAGCAAATCAGCAGCTACAGTTgatgagtgaaatgttttggtAAGCACACATAttaatgaaaagaagaaaaagtataTGAATATAGCCTATAATAAGCTTATACTAGCCAGTtctcaaaaatgttttcatactgaagaaataaatcaaaataatgaCCCATATTTCTCCAGTAGCAGAGGCTCAGAGGCCCGGACAGCAGCAGCCCTGTCTCCTTTAATCTTTATCCGAGCCTAAGTCATAATGCTTTCAATCATAGAGTCTCGGGGGAGGAAAAAGCTTCTTGTCTCAGATGAGAAAGTAGCACTCCTGTAATGTTTCATCTCTCTGATCCTGTAGGTATTATTCCCTGGAACGCCACACCGGGAAAAGCTTGTGGAGCCACACTGGGCGACATCTGTAACACCAGCGAGGTGAGAGCACAGTGACTTTTTCACTTCTATTTTATCATCCTTTTGCTTCCCTCGCTGaaatttttcttttcatccacAGTTCTACCTGTCCTACCACCTCTACATCGTTGCGTTCGCCGGCGCAGGTGCCACCGTCATCGCATTGGTAAGCTGCTCATGATCCTACTGATAATGGGCTTCTCAAAATATGCACGTTGCCATGGCGTTCTTATCTGTTCCCGTGGCAACCCCGCCTCTCACGTCTGTCAGTATGTCATCTTATGGGTTGAAATCCAACCCTGCAGCCTGCCTCTgctgcgtgagtgtgtgcagacaggGTCAGTGTTTTACTCTGCTGTGGAGGCGGACTGTTATGTTTCATATCCAGGGGGATAGAGATactaaaaaaaagcaataagcATCTCTCCAGATGTTATATTGAGTCACCTGACAGccctctgtgctgtgatgttttccagctAACTTCCTCAGGGAgtagaaagagacacagaataGTATTTAAGAAGATAAGCAAAAAACATTTGAGCAAAAGTGTATCCGtgcaatgtgaaaatgttctccCCTGGTTAGTAATGTTGCTCTGGTTGAACAGCATGTTTATTTATAGTGGTGTTCAACGTTCAACAACATTTTTTGTCTTGCTATACCCATATTTTCATCCTGCCAGGTGATTtcactaactgctgctgcttagTGGAAATCACCTGCTGTATTTTGGctgtaaatgtcttttaaaCTGCGTgctatgtttattttttttgtcattattgccCCTCATTCACAAACTATCAAGCTACAATTTGGGCAGCACTGAATTCAACTGAGGTTTTCATCCCCCTCAAAGACAACCAGGTGATTTCACTGACTGCTAATTAGTGGAATTACCTGGAAGCAGAGTTTGAGATTATAGTCTCTTCACATTGGAAAAGTGACTAAACTAAGTAtacaaaaaagaggaaatgaaggagcTGCAAAACATTACAGCAAACGGTTGTGAAAGTGCTTTGAAAAGTATTGTTGtaataaaaatgttgctttcCTTGCAAAGTTTAAACGGTTGTGCCTTTCCAAAGTTGCACGCTGTTCTAACTGACACACCACAAACTaactgtgtacagtatgtactttATGCTAATCCTTACAGGAAACTGTTTTTGCAGTTAGTATTCAAGAAATCAGCACACTTTtatacaaacaggaaataatataaaaaaaacaagcggACCTCAATCAAAGCATGCCTTAAGAATGTTACGCCAATTAAACTTCAATGATAaagcagaatgtttttttctggagctGTTTCACTAATATCCGTAATTGGTTCTAATTTTTTGCAGCTGCTAGCAGCTCTAacatttcctttgtgcattgtATTGTGGGAGAACAGTTTCcatcaacagcaaaaaaaaaaatcaagcttttTCAGTGTGCATGCTGTTTTGGCGTTAGCGTTTTTTTATAGCATTGCATAGTATTTAACTAGTATATATTATGGAAGTGGGATCCATCAGCAGTCTTCCCCTGCACATTATTTCTTGTCTGTGAagtaagtgaaaaaaaaaacccatctcCGTTCCTCCTCAGATCCACTACCTGATGATTTTGGCGGCCAACTGGGCCTACCTGAAGAGTGCCGTCTCCACGCACGAGTACCAGGACATCAAGACCAAGGACGACCAGGATCTGGAGGCCGAGGCACGCTCCAAGGAGGGCCAGAACTCCTCCTCCTACTCATAAGGACGAGCGGTCCTCTCCTGCCACCACCCATCTCTCCACATCTCAACCCCCACCCTGCAACACCCAACACCCACCCCTCcctttgttaaaaacaaaccacCTCGGTCATGTTTGATAGTCCCCCAACCTCCTGATTCTCCATCCTCTTCCCTTCCTCGATGTTTATTAAGAGCTGTGGGCTCACACCGGAGGGGAAGAGAATAGAGGCTCAGGAGAAGCGGCAGGCCCAGACGGAGGCAGATGCTTCAGAACGGGAGAGCTCGCCCGTCGGCGTCGAGCTCAGGTACGATATATCAGTTCAGAAGCGTCTCCTCCCCCGTGCTTTTGGGCGCCGGCTCGTGAACGTGGCCCGGCTGTGATGGCCTCGCGCCCTGAGCCAGCACAGCCTCTCAACACACAACTCCTAACAGCctaaaaaaacattgtttacTGTCTGCTTCAGCCACAGGGAAGCCAGGCAGCGACCAACTTCCTCCgttttttggtgttttatatgcatatatatatgaatatg
It includes:
- the LOC121627226 gene encoding neuronal membrane glycoprotein M6-b-like isoform X2; amino-acid sequence: MGCFECCIKCLGGVPYASLVATILCFSGVALFCGCGHVALTGTLTMLENHFSRVTSDHATLAMVIQIFQYIIYGIASFFFVYAIILLAEGFYTTSAIKKELQSDFKTTVCGRCITAFFMFLTYILALAFLAIFGFTAIPVLLFFNMWNTCAAMKSPDANITSPDSICVDVRQYGIIPWNATPGKACGATLGDICNTSEFYLSYHLYIVAFAGAGATVIALIHYLMILAANWAYLKSAVSTHEYQDIKTKDDQDLEAEARSKEGQNSSSYS
- the LOC121627226 gene encoding neuronal membrane glycoprotein M6-b-like isoform X1, which encodes MDGTKPAMESNAEETQDEGQESKGCFECCIKCLGGVPYASLVATILCFSGVALFCGCGHVALTGTLTMLENHFSRVTSDHATLAMVIQIFQYIIYGIASFFFVYAIILLAEGFYTTSAIKKELQSDFKTTVCGRCITAFFMFLTYILALAFLAIFGFTAIPVLLFFNMWNTCAAMKSPDANITSPDSICVDVRQYGIIPWNATPGKACGATLGDICNTSEFYLSYHLYIVAFAGAGATVIALIHYLMILAANWAYLKSAVSTHEYQDIKTKDDQDLEAEARSKEGQNSSSYS